GACGGTACGTGGCGAATCCGGGCAGGCCGTACATCGAGAATCTCGATGAATTGCCGTTTCCCGCCTGGAAACACATCGACATTCACGATTACCACGACTTTGGCAAGCTCTTCCCATTCCTCACGCTAATCAGCGGGCGAGGCTGTCGCGCCAAGTGCACGTTCTGTCAGTTGCCGCAGGTCATGAACGGGCACACCTATCGCACTCGGAGTGTCGAGAACGTTGTCGATGAAATCGAATACGACATGAAGCTCTTTCCGAACTTGAAAGAGATCATGTTCGAGGACGACACCTTGACGATGCGCAGCTCGCAAGATCGCCTTGTCGCACTCTGCGAGGAGATGATACGACGAAAGGTGCCTATTTCGTGGAGCGCCAATGCCCGCGTCGATGTGAACGATCTGGAAGTCTTGAAGCTAATGAAACGCGCCGGTTGCCGCTGGCTTTGTGTCGGATTCGAATTCGGCGATCAGCAAGTGTTGAACAACGTCAAGAAAGGGGCGACGGTTGCGCAGATGCACCGCTTCGCTCAAAACGCCTACAAGTCAGGCATTCGCGTGCATGGGTGTTTCATGTTTGGCGGCCCCGGAGAAACGGAGGATACAGCGAGAAAGACGCTCGACTTGTCGCTGCAATTGCCTATCGACACGGCGCAGTTCACGGCTGTTGTCGCCTATCCCGGTACTTCGTACTACAACTGGGCGAAAGAGAATGGTTACCTGAAGCAGACACGGTGGCGCGATTGGGTTGATGAAAACTTCGAGCAGCAGTCGACACAAGAACTACCTGGGTTGAACGCCGAGCAGATCAACGGCTTCATCGATGAGGGTCTTAAGAATTTCTATTTGCGCCCGAGGCAGATGTGGAGAATGCTCCGGAATATTCAGAGCTTTTCGGACTTGAGAGCCAAACTGCACGGATTCAGGAGTTTCGTGCAGTACTTTTCCCATCGCGATCCAAACTTTGTGGGTTTTGTGGGTAACAACTAATGCAGTACTTGAGATCCAGCAAGTGGATAGCAACTTCACTCGTAGTAGCGGCAGGCTGCGTTGCCATGAGCGGCTGCAGCACAACGGGCGGGAGTGACCACGCCAAGCGTGGCAAGGCGTTCCTGCACGTATTTGTGGATGACGACGCAAAATCGATGTCCCCCATGGACGTCCAAGTGTTTATTGACGACAAGTTGGCAATCAATCGCAACTTCAGCATGGGGCGAAACGTGAACGACGGAAAGTACCTGCTTGAGTTGTTGCAGGGCAGGCATACGTTGACCGCCGTGAGTTCGCGTGCAAATACGCGAGTCACGCGGTCGTTTACGATCAAGGACGAGATCTTCATCGAGCTTTATCTTACGAAGGAAGGCAAGGTGAAGTTGACCCCGAAATCGAAACTCAGCATTGCGAAGTTTGTAATCAAGAAGATGAAGGAACCTCGTGAAAAGCAGTTCCATCCAGCTCTGTATACGCGAATGACGGAACGGGACTTCACAACGGTGAAGAAACCGAAATAAGGCGAGGATGATGGCGAAAGCAAACCCCGAGTCGATAGTGGAGCGCGAAGAAGGAGGCAACGGAAGGTCGGATGCATTCAGAGTGGACCTGCCCGACGCAGAGAGCAGGGGGGAGGCCGCTCGGGACTCCCGTGTCTTCGACACGCTTCAGACGCGCATTCTTACGCATTGGCCCGAAGCGCGCATGATTCGCGATCGCGTCATGCCTGCGCCACGCACTGCCATCGTCTATCCCACGTACGTCTGCAACCAGGATTGCCTTTGGTGCGAATACAACTATGAGAACACGAGCCGCGAAACCAAAGGCATCATGTCGAAGGAGAATCTCTTCAAACTCATCGACGATCTGCGCGCGCTTGGTGTGCAGGGCGTCGAATTCTGCGGTGGCGGTGAGCCGACGTTGCATCCCAATCTCGCGGAACTTGTTCGGGATATGAAGAGTAAAGGCACCAGTGTGGGTTTGCTCACAAACGGCACCAAGCTCAAGGGCGAACTGGCCTCCGCTCTCGTCGATTGCGCGAGCTATGTGCGCGTCGGCTTTGATGGCGCTTCACCGGAAATGGTGGATCAAGTGAAACGCCCTCGCACGCCGGAGGCGCGTTTTGAGGCCGTGTGCGCCAACATTGCAGACATGCTGGCGCTACGGCGAGAGCGCGGAACGGGCGTGAAAATTTCGGTCAAGGTAGTGCTGGATCAGAACAACTTCATCGAGCTTGAGGACTGCGTCAAGCTGGCCATCAGACTTGGAGTCGATTCCATTCAATTCAAAGCAGCGCGGCTTGTCGATTCCGAGCTGACTCAGGAGCAGTGCGACCACGTGGATTCTCTGCTCTCGGAGTTGCGCGTCCGGTACCCCGAAATGGTGATCGTGGGCGGTACGGAGAAGATAAATATGACGACGCGGTGCTGGCTGACTCCGCTGCAGCTTACGGTCGACCCGCTGGGTGAGGTCTATCTCTGCTGCTACTATCGCCACCGGAAGGACAAGCACAGTATCGGCAATTGTTTTTCCACGCCGTTGCGCGATCTCTGGTACAGCGAGAACCATTGGCGCGCGATAGACGGCATCAAGCCTCACGAATGCAACAACCTGGATTGCCGGTTCGTGAAGTACAATCAAATCATGGATGAAGTGATGGTGCACAACGATGCTCAGTTCGAGTTCATTTAGCCGGGACTCAATGATGCTTAAGGAAGGCCGGTCGTGAAGGTTCTGCTACTCAATCCCCCCGGGCCGTTTTGCCGCGCGGGATCGCGGTGGCCTCACGGGCGCAAGCAGAAGTCCGTGGGCATCGACTATCATCCATTTCCCTTCCAGCTTGCCTATGCCACCGCGCGCCTCATGGCGGATGGGCACGAGGCGAAACTTGTGGACTGCATCGCCACAAACACGTCGAATGAAGAACTGATCTCGATCACAGACGCGTTCAATCCGGATGTCGTTGTTATGGAGACCAGCGCGCCTAGCTGGTCGTTTGATGTCGAGACTCTGCGGGCATTGGGAAAGCCAACAATCGCGTGTGGCGCACACGCGACCGCGACCCCCGGTGAACACCTTGAAGTTGGATTTTCAGCAGTCATTCGAGGCGAGTACGACCAGGTTATCCCGCAGGCGCTCGCGTTTGAACCGCAGCCGTGGCTGAATCTGCCCGGTTCACCGGCAACCGAGTTCGCGCCGTTGTTACGAGATTTGGATAGCGTGCCGCGGCCACCGTGGGAGACGATGGCCATGGAGAAGTACAACGACCCGTTCTGTTTGGGCCGCTCCGTCACGGTGCTCACGTCTCGCGGTTGTCCGCTTGAATGCGGCTTCTGCACGATTGCTCCATTTGCTGGCAAGCGCAACTACCGCCGGCGCGACCCAAAGAAGGTGTGCGACGAGATTCAGACGCTCATCGATTTGTACCATCCCGATGAGATCTACTTTGACGACGACACGATCACCATCAATCCGAAGCATATTGTGGCGCTTTGCGAAGAGTACAAGTCGCGGAAGTTTGGGTTGCCTTTTAGTTGCATGGGCAATGCGGTCATTGAGCGCGAGGTTATCGCCGCTATGGCGGATGCCGGATGCCGCGCCATCAAATTTGGCGTCGAAAGCGCAGACCCGGAAGTGCTGCGCCAAATTCCGAAGGATCAGAGTCCGGCAGACGTTGCGAGGACCGTCCGCGATTGCCGCGAATTCGGCATCAGCACGCATGCGAACTTCCTGCTGGGTTTGCCGGGGGAAACGCGCGAGAGTGCCGAGCGCACAATCGACTTCGCGCTTCGCCTCAATACGCACACCCTGCAGTTTGCCATCGCGACGCCCTATCCAGGCACGGCTTTCTACGAGAAGGCCAAACACAACGGTTGGCTGACGAAGGAAAGCTGGATGCAGTTTAACCCGGCAGGCGAGGCCGTGGTTTCGTACCCCGGTTACTCCGCCGAAGACATTGCTGCGATGTACGAACGCGCTTGGAGCCGCTGGCAATGGCACATGCTTACGCGCCGCCCGCGGACTCTGCTTCACCATTTTGGAAACGCGTTCCGCCGCGAGGGCATTGGTGGGATGGTGCGCCTGGGCAAATACAGCGCCGCTCGATTCTTCAAAGTTGTCGGAGCCCACTGATGAAGATTGCACTGATCAACCCGAGCGTCCCCCGTTCTCTAAAGAAGGAGAACTTGGGGTTGGCCTATCTGTCGGCCACGCTTCAGGCCGATGGCCATCAGGCGCGCATCATCGATGAAATCGCCGGTCAGAATGTCGAAGACCATCTCGATGACTTTCGTCCGGATATCGTCGGCATCTCCTTCATGACCATGTATGCGCTTCGCGCGTATGAACTGGCGGAGCGAATCAAGAAGGAACGAGGCCTTACCGTCGTGATGGGGGGCGCGCATCCGACCGCGATGCCCGAAGAAGCCATTCAATACGGCGATTGCGTGATCCGTGGCGAAGCCGAATGGACCTTTCCCAAAGCGGTAACCTCCGGGAAGCTGGAAGGCATCGTCGACATCGAAGTGCCGCCCGATCTCGATTCTCTTCCGGAGCCTCGGCGCGATCAATTGGATTTGGATCTCTACGCGTCGGCGGGGGAGGAGATAGCAGGGTTTTCCTATCGAACCCTCGGAATCATTACCAGCCGTGGTTGTCCCTTCGAGTGCAACTACTGCATCAACTCGAAGCGGGAGACCAAACTGCGCTTCCACAGTCCCGAGCGCGTCGTTCACGAGATCAAGTACCTCGTGGATAGGCATCACATTGAAAGCATCGCCTTCTACGACGAGTTGATGGCCACCGATATCGATCGTTTTCGCGCCATATGCGAAGCGATGATCGAGAATGGTCTTGACCGCTTAAAGTGGGAATGCCAGATCCATGCGCGGCGCATTCGACCGGATGTGCTGCAACTCATGAAGCGCGCGGGGTGCGTTCAGATCACCATCGGATTTGAGAGCGGCAGCGAACGCATGCTGGAGCGCATGGTGAAGCATGCCTCGGTGGAGGACAACATGCGGGCTGCGCGCCTGATTCACGAGGCAGGGTTGCGCGTGCGCGGTTGCTTTATTATCGGAACTCCCGGTGAGACCCCCGAAGACATTGAACTGACGCGGAAGTTCATTCGCGACGCGAAGATCGACTTCGCGTCGATACACTATCTGACGCCCTATCCGG
The Candidatus Hydrogenedentota bacterium DNA segment above includes these coding regions:
- a CDS encoding radical SAM protein, giving the protein MMAKANPESIVEREEGGNGRSDAFRVDLPDAESRGEAARDSRVFDTLQTRILTHWPEARMIRDRVMPAPRTAIVYPTYVCNQDCLWCEYNYENTSRETKGIMSKENLFKLIDDLRALGVQGVEFCGGGEPTLHPNLAELVRDMKSKGTSVGLLTNGTKLKGELASALVDCASYVRVGFDGASPEMVDQVKRPRTPEARFEAVCANIADMLALRRERGTGVKISVKVVLDQNNFIELEDCVKLAIRLGVDSIQFKAARLVDSELTQEQCDHVDSLLSELRVRYPEMVIVGGTEKINMTTRCWLTPLQLTVDPLGEVYLCCYYRHRKDKHSIGNCFSTPLRDLWYSENHWRAIDGIKPHECNNLDCRFVKYNQIMDEVMVHNDAQFEFI
- a CDS encoding B12-binding domain-containing radical SAM protein, with the protein product MRVAFLNPMFGKDFTKSARWFARSRGRVQRHPDYFCTAAAVVEAAGHPILFVDAQAKNMPTEELLPRLKEFAPDMVVYQATTPSINADIESARKCKEAVGGLHVMIGPHVTAEPEDTLRLADGALDAVAIAEYDYTIRDLANGVAVKDCLGLAWMDGGRYVANPGRPYIENLDELPFPAWKHIDIHDYHDFGKLFPFLTLISGRGCRAKCTFCQLPQVMNGHTYRTRSVENVVDEIEYDMKLFPNLKEIMFEDDTLTMRSSQDRLVALCEEMIRRKVPISWSANARVDVNDLEVLKLMKRAGCRWLCVGFEFGDQQVLNNVKKGATVAQMHRFAQNAYKSGIRVHGCFMFGGPGETEDTARKTLDLSLQLPIDTAQFTAVVAYPGTSYYNWAKENGYLKQTRWRDWVDENFEQQSTQELPGLNAEQINGFIDEGLKNFYLRPRQMWRMLRNIQSFSDLRAKLHGFRSFVQYFSHRDPNFVGFVGNN
- a CDS encoding radical SAM protein — encoded protein: MKVLLLNPPGPFCRAGSRWPHGRKQKSVGIDYHPFPFQLAYATARLMADGHEAKLVDCIATNTSNEELISITDAFNPDVVVMETSAPSWSFDVETLRALGKPTIACGAHATATPGEHLEVGFSAVIRGEYDQVIPQALAFEPQPWLNLPGSPATEFAPLLRDLDSVPRPPWETMAMEKYNDPFCLGRSVTVLTSRGCPLECGFCTIAPFAGKRNYRRRDPKKVCDEIQTLIDLYHPDEIYFDDDTITINPKHIVALCEEYKSRKFGLPFSCMGNAVIEREVIAAMADAGCRAIKFGVESADPEVLRQIPKDQSPADVARTVRDCREFGISTHANFLLGLPGETRESAERTIDFALRLNTHTLQFAIATPYPGTAFYEKAKHNGWLTKESWMQFNPAGEAVVSYPGYSAEDIAAMYERAWSRWQWHMLTRRPRTLLHHFGNAFRREGIGGMVRLGKYSAARFFKVVGAH
- a CDS encoding B12-binding domain-containing radical SAM protein, with the translated sequence MKIALINPSVPRSLKKENLGLAYLSATLQADGHQARIIDEIAGQNVEDHLDDFRPDIVGISFMTMYALRAYELAERIKKERGLTVVMGGAHPTAMPEEAIQYGDCVIRGEAEWTFPKAVTSGKLEGIVDIEVPPDLDSLPEPRRDQLDLDLYASAGEEIAGFSYRTLGIITSRGCPFECNYCINSKRETKLRFHSPERVVHEIKYLVDRHHIESIAFYDELMATDIDRFRAICEAMIENGLDRLKWECQIHARRIRPDVLQLMKRAGCVQITIGFESGSERMLERMVKHASVEDNMRAARLIHEAGLRVRGCFIIGTPGETPEDIELTRKFIRDAKIDFASIHYLTPYPGTALFDEFADQIREAGITWDKFTAGDPDTFNCNPAMSPEQQKRLFLKLSARQAFRNYTWPEMVKRAIRNPRHAFHVVSNMI